One Neosynechococcus sphagnicola sy1 DNA window includes the following coding sequences:
- a CDS encoding SAM-dependent methyltransferase translates to MSVVQQIPKGRVLCLADGEGRNGVYLAQQGCQVTAVDASPIGLEKAQKLAAERSVAIETVVADLAEFPIQPDDWDAIVSIFCHLPPTIRAHVHRQVVTGLRSVGVFVLEAYTPRQLAFKTGGPPTAELTMELATLQQELKGLEFKHAVELERDIQEGLFHRGRSAVVQVVAVKA, encoded by the coding sequence GTGTCAGTGGTTCAGCAAATTCCCAAAGGGCGGGTTCTCTGTCTGGCAGATGGGGAAGGCAGGAATGGGGTGTATCTGGCACAGCAAGGATGTCAGGTTACAGCCGTTGATGCCTCTCCTATCGGATTGGAGAAAGCTCAAAAACTTGCAGCAGAGCGTTCTGTAGCGATCGAAACAGTCGTGGCAGATCTGGCTGAGTTCCCCATTCAACCTGATGACTGGGATGCGATCGTCTCGATCTTCTGCCACTTGCCACCCACCATCCGCGCTCATGTCCATCGGCAAGTGGTGACTGGACTGAGATCGGTTGGGGTGTTTGTGCTAGAAGCCTACACGCCCCGTCAACTGGCATTCAAAACAGGGGGACCGCCCACTGCTGAATTGACAATGGAACTGGCAACCCTCCAGCAAGAACTGAAAGGATTGGAGTTCAAGCATGCTGTTGAACTGGAGCGAGATATCCAGGAAGGGTTATTTCATCGGGGGCGTAGCGCAGTCGTGCAGGTGGTCGCTGTGAAAGCATAA